Proteins from a single region of Streptomyces sp. HUAS 15-9:
- a CDS encoding bacterial proteasome activator family protein, producing MEMPRNERSPENPQILVLGQDGLALGGTGDQDSRETPVTDQVEQPAKVMRIGSMIKQLLEEVRAAPLDEASRARLKEIHRSSVKELEDGLAPELVEELERISLPFMDDVTPSDAELRIAQAQLVGWLEGLFHGIQTTLFAQQMAARAQLEQMRRALPPGASHDGDDPRAGGRTGGPYL from the coding sequence ATGGAGATGCCGAGGAACGAAAGGTCGCCGGAGAATCCCCAGATCCTGGTCCTGGGCCAGGACGGGCTGGCGCTCGGTGGCACAGGAGACCAGGACTCCCGCGAGACGCCGGTGACGGATCAGGTGGAGCAGCCCGCCAAGGTCATGCGGATCGGCAGCATGATCAAGCAGCTGCTGGAGGAGGTGCGCGCCGCTCCCCTGGACGAGGCGAGCCGGGCCCGGCTCAAGGAGATCCACCGCAGCTCGGTGAAGGAGCTGGAGGACGGGCTCGCCCCGGAACTCGTGGAGGAGCTGGAGCGGATCTCGCTGCCGTTCATGGACGATGTGACGCCGAGCGACGCCGAGCTGCGCATCGCGCAGGCTCAGCTGGTCGGCTGGCTGGAGGGGCTCTTCCACGGGATCCAGACGACGCTGTTCGCCCAGCAGATGGCCGCCAGGGCCCAGCTGGAGCAGATGCGCCGCGCCCTCCCGCCGGGCGCGAGCCACGACGGCGACGACCCCCGCGCGGGCGGCCGTACGGGCGGCCCGTACCTGTAA
- a CDS encoding protein kinase domain-containing protein has protein sequence MSQDGAHGRYAGRALAGGRYQLRDLLGEGGMASVHLAYDAVLDRQVAIKTLHTELGREQAFRERFRREAQAVAKLTHTNIVSVFDTGEDDLDGMTTPYIVMEYIEGRPLGSVLDEDVHRQGAMPVDKALKITADVLAALEISHEMGLVHRDIKPGNVMMTKRGVVKVMDFGIARAMQSGVTSMTQTGMVVGTPQYLSPEQALGRGVDARSDLYSVGIMLFQLVTGRLPFDADSPLAIAYAHVQEEPVAPSSINRALPPAVDALVARALKKNPNERFPSAESMRGECLRVAASVQATPPSIVPGTPAQSGAGVGSAVFPPVDQATPAPTGPVQTPYQPAPAPNPYGAPTPSPAYGYPQQGGYQTPAPVGYGQQAPSTPPPYTISPQTSVQSSGGSKGNKPVIIGSIAVSLVAVVGLIVALVLNNGSDDNTGGGGGRSSASASSSASHAAGYRGPDTSRTIETTECTEPQESYNDPKKIQLPDFRFKYIKSVKACAQAAGWTVKTVPVDENTYGEGTVINQLPAPDSDVGPKNVEIQVYVSTGNPPTG, from the coding sequence ATGAGCCAGGACGGCGCACACGGCCGGTATGCGGGGCGGGCGCTCGCCGGCGGCCGCTACCAGCTGCGCGACTTGCTCGGCGAGGGCGGCATGGCCTCGGTGCACCTGGCGTACGACGCGGTGCTCGACCGCCAGGTCGCGATCAAGACACTCCACACCGAGCTGGGCCGTGAACAGGCCTTCCGCGAGCGGTTCCGCCGCGAGGCCCAGGCCGTGGCGAAGCTCACGCACACCAATATCGTCTCCGTCTTCGACACCGGCGAGGACGACCTGGACGGGATGACCACTCCGTACATCGTCATGGAGTACATCGAGGGCCGCCCGCTGGGCTCGGTCCTCGACGAGGACGTCCACCGGCAGGGCGCCATGCCCGTCGACAAGGCGCTGAAGATCACCGCCGACGTGCTGGCGGCGCTGGAGATCAGCCACGAGATGGGGCTGGTCCACCGCGACATCAAGCCCGGCAACGTGATGATGACCAAGCGCGGCGTCGTCAAGGTGATGGACTTCGGCATCGCCCGCGCCATGCAGTCCGGTGTCACCTCCATGACGCAGACCGGCATGGTCGTCGGCACCCCGCAGTACCTCTCGCCCGAGCAGGCCCTCGGCCGGGGCGTGGACGCCCGCTCCGACCTCTACTCGGTCGGCATCATGCTGTTCCAGCTGGTCACCGGGCGACTGCCGTTCGACGCGGACTCCCCGTTGGCCATCGCCTACGCGCATGTGCAGGAGGAGCCGGTGGCTCCTTCGTCGATCAACCGCGCGCTGCCGCCGGCCGTGGACGCACTGGTCGCCCGCGCGCTGAAGAAGAACCCCAACGAGCGTTTCCCGTCCGCCGAGTCCATGCGCGGCGAGTGCCTGCGCGTCGCCGCCTCCGTCCAGGCGACCCCGCCGAGCATCGTGCCGGGCACGCCCGCACAGAGCGGCGCCGGCGTCGGCTCCGCGGTGTTCCCGCCGGTCGACCAGGCGACCCCGGCGCCCACCGGTCCCGTACAGACGCCGTACCAGCCGGCCCCGGCCCCGAACCCGTACGGCGCCCCGACGCCCTCCCCGGCCTACGGCTACCCGCAGCAGGGCGGCTACCAGACGCCTGCCCCGGTCGGGTACGGGCAGCAGGCCCCGTCGACCCCGCCGCCCTACACCATCTCGCCCCAGACCTCGGTCCAGTCCTCCGGCGGCTCCAAGGGCAACAAGCCGGTGATCATCGGCTCGATCGCGGTGTCCCTGGTCGCGGTCGTCGGCCTGATCGTGGCGCTGGTCCTGAACAACGGCAGCGACGACAACACCGGGGGCGGGGGCGGCCGCAGCAGCGCGAGCGCGTCCTCCTCGGCGTCCCACGCGGCGGGCTACCGCGGGCCGGACACATCGCGGACGATCGAGACCACCGAGTGCACGGAGCCGCAGGAGTCGTACAACGACCCCAAGAAGATCCAGCTCCCCGACTTCCGCTTCAAGTACATCAAGTCGGTCAAGGCCTGCGCACAGGCCGCGGGCTGGACCGTGAAGACGGTGCCGGTCGACGAGAACACATACGGCGAGGGCACGGTCATCAACCAGCTCCCCGCCCCCGACTCGGACGTCGGCCCGAAGAACGTCGAGATCCAGGTCTACGTCTCCACGGGCAACCCGCCGACGGGCTGA
- a CDS encoding protein kinase domain-containing protein, translating to MAQTQRAQGPSDPEASGGGMSDAPEMWGNGGLVGDGRYRLTHRLGRGGMAEVFAAEDVRLGRTVAVKLLRADLAEDPTSKARFTREAQSVAGLNHHAIVAVYDSGEDFVGGQSVPYIVMELVEGRTIRDLLINAEAPGPEQALIIVSGVLEALAYSHQHGIVHRDIKPANVIITTNGAVKVMDFGIARALHGASTTMTQTGMVMGTPQYLSPEQALGKAVDHRSDLYAVGCLLYELLALRPPFTGETPLSVVYQHVQDIPTPPSEASASVPPELDGLVMRSLAKEPDDRFQTAEEMRGLVQYGLQMLYDQGGHTGTWNTGPVTMHEGRHTPAGGFAGTTAMPHPAHASGTTQIPQPILPAGYGSGDDGGFEGYGNKGSGRGKLWILAVLAVIAIAAGVALALKNTGDSTGGGGTTQSPTTSQTSKHEKATQSPTDEATDEPTDESTDDTTDPGTGSDYTPSYTPSYTPSETPSSAPTDEPTEPTPTDEPTEPGTPSQPQSSDPATGPTGDPAGTGGL from the coding sequence ATGGCACAGACGCAGCGCGCCCAGGGCCCGTCCGACCCCGAGGCGTCCGGCGGCGGCATGTCAGACGCGCCGGAGATGTGGGGCAACGGAGGGCTCGTCGGCGACGGCCGGTACCGGCTGACCCATCGGCTCGGCCGGGGCGGCATGGCCGAGGTGTTCGCGGCCGAGGACGTGCGCCTCGGGCGCACGGTCGCGGTCAAGCTGCTGCGCGCCGACCTCGCCGAGGATCCGACCTCCAAGGCCCGCTTCACGCGTGAGGCCCAGTCGGTGGCCGGCCTCAACCACCACGCGATCGTCGCCGTGTACGACTCCGGCGAGGACTTCGTGGGCGGCCAGTCGGTGCCGTACATCGTGATGGAGCTGGTCGAGGGCCGCACCATCCGCGATCTGCTGATCAACGCCGAGGCGCCGGGCCCCGAGCAGGCCCTGATCATCGTCTCCGGCGTCCTGGAGGCGCTGGCCTACTCGCACCAGCACGGCATCGTGCACCGTGACATCAAGCCCGCCAACGTCATCATCACCACCAACGGTGCCGTCAAGGTCATGGACTTCGGCATCGCCCGCGCGCTGCACGGCGCGTCCACGACGATGACGCAGACCGGCATGGTCATGGGCACGCCCCAGTACCTGTCGCCGGAGCAGGCGCTCGGCAAGGCCGTCGACCACCGCTCCGACCTGTACGCGGTGGGCTGCCTGCTGTACGAACTGCTCGCGCTGCGGCCCCCGTTCACGGGCGAGACGCCGCTGTCGGTGGTCTACCAGCACGTCCAGGACATCCCCACGCCTCCGTCCGAGGCCTCCGCGTCCGTTCCGCCGGAGCTCGACGGCCTGGTCATGCGCTCGCTCGCCAAGGAGCCGGACGACCGCTTCCAGACGGCCGAGGAGATGCGCGGCCTGGTCCAGTACGGCCTTCAGATGCTGTACGACCAGGGCGGCCACACCGGCACCTGGAACACCGGGCCGGTGACGATGCACGAGGGCCGGCACACCCCGGCCGGAGGCTTCGCCGGCACGACCGCCATGCCGCACCCGGCGCACGCCTCAGGCACCACCCAGATCCCGCAGCCGATCCTGCCCGCCGGGTACGGCAGCGGCGACGACGGCGGCTTCGAGGGGTACGGCAACAAGGGCAGCGGCCGCGGCAAGCTGTGGATCCTCGCCGTCCTCGCGGTGATCGCCATCGCGGCGGGGGTGGCGCTGGCGCTGAAGAACACCGGCGACAGCACCGGTGGCGGCGGCACCACGCAGTCGCCCACCACCTCGCAGACCTCGAAGCACGAGAAGGCCACCCAGAGCCCGACCGACGAGGCGACGGACGAGCCCACGGACGAGTCCACGGACGACACCACGGACCCGGGCACCGGTTCCGACTACACGCCCTCGTACACCCCGTCGTACACCCCGTCCGAGACCCCGAGCAGCGCACCGACCGACGAGCCGACGGAGCCGACGCCCACGGACGAGCCGACGGAGCCGGGGACCCCGTCGCAGCCGCAGTCCTCGGACCCGGCGACGGGCCCGACGGGCGACCCGGCCGGCACGGGCGGGCTCTGA
- a CDS encoding phosphotransferase: MPRSCVPPPVPLAPPLGALLRLYAAGSALACEPVEQGLLNRGYRLCTTRGRYFLKHHFDPDTADPAAIERRHRATQRLADLGVPVAPPLPGRDGRTVAVVGGHAYALHPWIDGRHRHGGQLTPGQCVRLGALLGAVHAALERVMPPKGRTRPATGPHPVKSADPADTFALIDELLAHVSRHRPADAFDELARHRLLERRALLEQHADRRPPRGGPVGWVHGDFHPFNLLYKGDAPAAIVDWDRLGVQPRAEEAVRAAAIFFVRPAGALDLPKVREYARAYRRAAGATPSELAAAVHRVWWERLNDFWMLRWHYERGDTRADPQFPAASALAVWWTREYDAVCDAFVE, translated from the coding sequence GTGCCGCGCTCATGTGTACCACCCCCAGTACCCCTCGCGCCCCCTCTGGGCGCCCTGCTCCGTCTGTACGCCGCCGGTTCCGCCCTCGCCTGCGAGCCCGTCGAGCAGGGGCTGCTCAACCGTGGCTACCGGCTGTGCACCACCCGCGGCCGCTACTTCCTCAAGCACCACTTCGACCCCGACACCGCCGATCCGGCCGCCATCGAGCGCCGGCACCGCGCCACCCAGCGCCTGGCCGACCTGGGCGTCCCCGTCGCCCCGCCGCTGCCCGGCCGTGACGGGCGCACCGTCGCCGTCGTCGGCGGCCACGCCTACGCCCTGCACCCCTGGATCGACGGCAGGCACCGCCACGGCGGCCAGCTCACGCCCGGGCAGTGCGTGCGGCTCGGGGCGCTGTTGGGAGCCGTGCACGCCGCTCTGGAGCGGGTCATGCCGCCGAAGGGGCGCACGCGCCCGGCCACCGGTCCGCACCCCGTGAAGAGCGCCGACCCCGCCGACACCTTCGCCCTCATCGACGAACTGCTCGCCCACGTGAGCCGGCACCGCCCGGCCGACGCCTTCGACGAACTGGCCCGGCACCGGCTGCTCGAACGCCGCGCGCTCCTCGAACAGCACGCGGACCGGCGCCCCCCGCGCGGCGGCCCGGTGGGCTGGGTGCACGGCGACTTCCACCCCTTCAACCTGCTCTACAAGGGTGACGCGCCCGCCGCGATCGTCGACTGGGACCGGCTCGGTGTGCAGCCCCGCGCGGAGGAGGCCGTACGGGCCGCCGCGATCTTCTTCGTACGGCCCGCCGGCGCGCTCGACCTGCCGAAGGTGCGGGAGTACGCGCGCGCGTACCGGCGCGCCGCCGGAGCCACGCCGTCGGAGCTGGCGGCGGCCGTGCACCGCGTGTGGTGGGAGCGGCTCAACGACTTCTGGATGCTGCGCTGGCACTACGAGCGCGGCGACACCCGCGCGGACCCCCAGTTCCCGGCCGCGTCGGCGCTCGCGGTGTGGTGGACGCGGGAGTACGACGCCGTGTGCGACGCGTTCGTGGAATGA
- the pdhA gene encoding pyruvate dehydrogenase (acetyl-transferring) E1 component subunit alpha produces the protein MTVDSSAASKPRRSTAGKAGTTGTKRTTRSAARKSSDPELVQLLTPEGKRVKNAEYDGYVAGITPDELRGLYRDMVLTRRFDAEATSLQRQGELGLWASLLGQEAAQIGSGRALRDDDYVFPTYREHGVAWCRGVDPTNLLGMFRGVNHGGWDPNSNNFHLYTIVIGSQALHATGYAMGITKDGADSAVIAYFGDGASSQGDVSEAFNFAAVYNAPVVFFCQNNQWAISEPTEKQTRVPLYQRAQGFGFPGVRVDGNDVLACLAATQWALERARAGEGPTLIEAYTYRMGAHTTSDDPTRYRHDDERASWEAKDPILRLRRFLESANHADDGFFAELEAESEALGKRVREVVRSMPDPDDFAMFENVYADGHALVDEERAQFAAYQASFADAEGGN, from the coding sequence GTGACCGTGGACAGCAGTGCCGCGAGCAAGCCGCGACGCAGCACCGCAGGCAAGGCCGGCACCACCGGCACCAAGCGCACCACCCGCAGCGCTGCGAGGAAGAGCTCCGATCCCGAGCTCGTGCAGCTGCTGACGCCGGAGGGCAAGCGGGTCAAGAACGCCGAGTACGACGGATACGTCGCCGGCATCACCCCGGACGAGCTGCGCGGCCTGTACCGCGACATGGTCCTCACCCGCCGCTTCGACGCCGAGGCGACCTCCCTGCAGCGCCAGGGCGAGCTGGGCCTGTGGGCCTCGCTGCTCGGCCAGGAGGCGGCCCAGATCGGTTCCGGCCGGGCCCTGCGCGACGACGACTACGTCTTCCCGACCTACCGCGAGCACGGCGTGGCCTGGTGCCGCGGGGTCGACCCGACCAACCTGCTCGGCATGTTCCGCGGTGTGAACCACGGCGGCTGGGACCCGAACAGCAACAACTTCCACCTCTACACGATCGTCATCGGCTCCCAGGCGCTGCACGCCACTGGCTACGCGATGGGCATCACCAAGGACGGCGCGGACTCCGCGGTCATCGCCTACTTCGGCGACGGCGCCTCCAGCCAGGGCGACGTGTCCGAGGCCTTCAACTTCGCCGCGGTCTACAACGCCCCCGTCGTGTTCTTCTGCCAGAACAACCAGTGGGCCATCTCCGAGCCGACCGAGAAGCAGACCCGGGTGCCGCTCTACCAGCGGGCGCAGGGCTTCGGCTTCCCGGGCGTGCGGGTCGACGGCAACGACGTGCTGGCCTGCCTCGCGGCCACCCAGTGGGCGCTGGAGCGCGCCCGCGCCGGTGAGGGCCCGACGCTGATCGAGGCGTACACGTACCGCATGGGCGCGCACACCACCTCGGACGACCCCACCCGCTACCGCCACGACGACGAGCGGGCCTCCTGGGAGGCGAAGGACCCGATCCTGCGCCTTCGCCGGTTCCTGGAGTCCGCAAACCACGCGGACGACGGATTCTTCGCGGAACTCGAAGCGGAGAGCGAAGCGTTGGGCAAACGAGTACGCGAAGTGGTCCGCTCCATGCCGGACCCGGACGACTTCGCCATGTTCGAGAACGTGTACGCGGACGGGCACGCGCTCGTCGACGAGGAGCGAGCCCAGTTCGCCGCCTACCAGGCGTCGTTCGCGGACGCAGAGGGGGGCAACTGA
- a CDS encoding alpha-ketoacid dehydrogenase subunit beta yields the protein MAEKMALAKAITESLRKALESDPKVLVMGEDVGKLGGVFRVTDGLQKDFGESRVIDTPLAESGIVGTAIGLALRGYRPVVEIQFDGFVFPAYDQIVTQLAKMHARSLGKVKMPVVIRIPYGGGIGAVEHHSESPEALFAHVAGLKIVSPSNASDAYWMMQQAIQSDDPVIYFEPKRRYWDKAEVNTEAIPGPLHKARVAREGTDLTLVAYGPMVKLCQEAADAAAEEGKSLEVVDLRSVSPLDFDTVQASVEKTRRLVVVHEAPVFFGSGAEIAARITERCFYHLEAPVLRVGGYHAPYPPARLEESYLPDLDRVLDAVDRALAY from the coding sequence ATGGCCGAGAAGATGGCGCTCGCCAAGGCGATCACCGAATCCCTGCGCAAGGCTCTGGAGTCCGACCCCAAGGTCCTCGTCATGGGTGAGGACGTCGGCAAGCTCGGTGGAGTCTTCCGCGTGACGGACGGCCTGCAGAAGGACTTCGGCGAGAGCCGGGTCATCGACACGCCGCTCGCCGAGTCCGGCATCGTCGGCACCGCGATCGGTCTGGCCCTGCGCGGCTACCGCCCGGTGGTGGAGATCCAGTTCGACGGCTTCGTCTTCCCGGCGTACGACCAGATCGTCACCCAGCTCGCGAAGATGCACGCCCGCTCCCTGGGCAAGGTCAAGATGCCGGTCGTCATCCGCATCCCCTACGGCGGTGGCATCGGCGCGGTCGAGCACCACTCCGAGTCCCCCGAGGCCCTGTTCGCGCACGTGGCGGGACTGAAGATCGTCAGCCCCTCCAACGCGTCGGACGCCTACTGGATGATGCAGCAGGCCATCCAGAGCGACGACCCGGTGATCTACTTCGAGCCCAAGCGGCGCTACTGGGACAAGGCCGAGGTCAACACCGAGGCCATCCCGGGCCCGCTGCACAAGGCCCGCGTCGCCCGCGAGGGCACCGACCTGACCCTCGTCGCCTACGGCCCGATGGTGAAGCTCTGCCAGGAGGCCGCCGACGCGGCCGCCGAGGAGGGCAAGTCCCTGGAGGTCGTGGACCTGCGCTCGGTCTCGCCGCTCGACTTCGACACCGTCCAGGCCTCGGTCGAGAAGACCCGCCGTCTGGTCGTGGTCCACGAGGCGCCGGTGTTCTTCGGCTCGGGCGCGGAGATCGCCGCCCGGATCACGGAGCGCTGCTTCTACCACCTGGAGGCCCCGGTGCTCCGGGTGGGCGGCTACCACGCCCCGTATCCGCCGGCGCGCCTGGAGGAGTCGTATCTTCCGGACCTGGACCGGGTGCTCGACGCCGTCGACCGTGCCCTGGCGTACTGA
- a CDS encoding dihydrolipoamide acetyltransferase family protein, producing the protein MTTMTEASVREFKMPDVGEGLTEAEILKWYVQPGDKVTDGQVVCEVETAKAAVELPIPYDGVVRELHFPEGTTVDVGTAIIAVDVAGGAPAEAPAPAPAEQPEQEQPQGRQPVLVGYGVAASSTKRRPRKGTQAAAPAAAQPVQTELNGHGHGPAPAAAQPRPLAKPPVRKLAKDLGVDLATVVPSGPDGIITREDVHTAASVVTAVAPAVAEPVVAAPAAVTPPAPAVTYDGARETRVPVKGVRKATAQAMVGSAFTAPHVTEFVTVDVTRTMRLVEELKQDKEMQGVRINPLLLVAKALLVAVRRHPDINASWDEANQEIVLKHYVNLGIAAATPRGLIVPNIKDAHAKTLPQLAEALGELVSTAKEGKTSPAAMQGGTVTITNVGVFGVDTGTPILNSGESAILAVGAIKLQPWVHKGKVKPRQVTTLALSFDHRLVDGELGSKVLADVAAILEQPKRLITWA; encoded by the coding sequence GTGACGACGATGACGGAAGCGTCCGTACGCGAGTTCAAGATGCCCGACGTGGGCGAGGGACTCACCGAGGCCGAGATCCTCAAGTGGTACGTGCAGCCGGGCGACAAGGTGACCGACGGCCAGGTGGTGTGCGAGGTCGAGACCGCGAAGGCGGCCGTCGAACTCCCCATCCCCTATGACGGCGTGGTCCGCGAGCTGCACTTCCCCGAGGGCACCACGGTGGACGTGGGCACGGCGATCATCGCGGTGGACGTCGCGGGCGGGGCTCCCGCCGAGGCGCCCGCACCGGCTCCCGCCGAGCAGCCCGAACAGGAGCAGCCGCAGGGCCGCCAGCCGGTGCTGGTCGGCTACGGCGTCGCCGCCTCCTCGACCAAGCGCCGCCCGCGCAAGGGCACCCAGGCCGCGGCCCCGGCGGCAGCGCAGCCGGTCCAGACCGAGCTGAACGGCCACGGCCACGGCCCCGCTCCAGCCGCCGCCCAGCCGCGCCCGCTGGCCAAGCCCCCGGTGCGCAAGCTGGCCAAGGACCTCGGCGTCGACCTGGCCACGGTGGTCCCGTCGGGCCCCGACGGCATCATCACGCGCGAGGACGTGCACACGGCGGCCTCGGTGGTCACGGCGGTCGCGCCCGCGGTCGCCGAGCCCGTGGTGGCGGCACCCGCCGCCGTGACGCCTCCGGCGCCGGCCGTGACGTACGACGGCGCGCGTGAGACCCGTGTTCCGGTCAAGGGCGTCCGCAAGGCGACCGCCCAGGCCATGGTCGGCTCGGCGTTCACGGCGCCGCACGTCACGGAGTTCGTGACGGTGGACGTGACGCGCACGATGCGGCTCGTCGAGGAGCTGAAGCAGGACAAGGAGATGCAGGGCGTGCGGATCAACCCGCTGCTGCTGGTCGCCAAGGCCCTGCTGGTCGCCGTCAGGCGCCACCCGGACATCAACGCGTCCTGGGACGAGGCGAACCAGGAGATCGTGCTCAAGCACTACGTCAACCTGGGCATCGCCGCCGCCACCCCGCGTGGCCTGATCGTCCCGAACATCAAGGACGCGCACGCCAAGACGCTTCCGCAGCTCGCGGAGGCCCTCGGCGAGCTGGTGTCGACGGCGAAGGAGGGCAAGACGTCCCCCGCCGCCATGCAGGGCGGCACGGTGACGATCACCAACGTCGGCGTCTTCGGCGTCGACACCGGCACGCCGATCCTGAACTCGGGCGAGTCCGCGATCCTCGCGGTCGGCGCGATCAAGCTCCAGCCGTGGGTCCACAAGGGCAAGGTGAAGCCGCGCCAGGTCACTACCCTGGCGCTGAGCTTCGACCACCGTCTGGTGGACGGCGAGTTGGGCTCCAAGGTCCTGGCCGATGTGGCGGCGATCCTGGAACAGCCGAAGCGGCTGATCACCTGGGCGTGA
- a CDS encoding D-alanyl-D-alanine carboxypeptidase family protein: MITGIKGIRLRRAVAVAVTSGAVLATGALTAAPALAVTTPTITAKGGYLMNSATGATLFNKAADTKRLTASTTKIMTAKVVLSQSNLNLDTKVTIKKAVSDYMVAKGYPSSAHLIVGDKVTVRQLLYGMMLPSGCDAAMALADKFGTGTTVAARTKSFIGKMNTMAKNLGMTNTHFDSFDGLSNGSNYSTPRDLTKLARSAMKSSTFKAVVKTKSYTAKTIASSGYTRTMAPWTNTNTLLGWNGTLGIKTGSGTEAKYCLVFAATLNGESVMGTVMTAPSAADRTSDVKKLINYGYTRIN; this comes from the coding sequence TTGATTACCGGCATTAAGGGCATCCGCCTCCGCAGAGCCGTAGCCGTCGCCGTCACGTCCGGCGCGGTGCTCGCGACCGGGGCCCTCACCGCGGCACCGGCGCTGGCCGTAACGACGCCGACCATCACCGCCAAGGGCGGGTACCTGATGAACAGCGCGACGGGCGCGACCCTCTTCAACAAAGCCGCTGACACGAAGCGGCTCACCGCCTCCACCACGAAGATCATGACGGCCAAGGTCGTGCTCTCGCAGTCGAACCTGAACCTCGACACCAAGGTCACGATCAAGAAGGCGGTCAGCGACTACATGGTCGCCAAGGGCTACCCCTCGTCGGCCCACCTGATCGTCGGCGACAAGGTCACCGTCCGTCAGCTGCTGTACGGGATGATGCTGCCGTCCGGCTGCGACGCCGCGATGGCCCTCGCCGACAAGTTCGGCACCGGCACGACGGTAGCGGCCCGCACCAAGAGCTTCATCGGCAAGATGAACACCATGGCCAAGAACCTGGGCATGACGAATACGCACTTCGACTCGTTCGACGGCCTGAGCAACGGCTCCAACTACTCGACGCCGCGCGACCTGACGAAGCTCGCCCGCAGCGCGATGAAGAGCTCCACGTTCAAGGCCGTCGTGAAGACCAAGTCGTACACGGCCAAGACGATCGCCAGCTCCGGCTACACCCGCACGATGGCGCCCTGGACCAACACCAACACGCTGCTCGGCTGGAACGGCACGCTCGGTATCAAGACCGGCTCCGGCACCGAGGCCAAGTACTGCCTCGTCTTCGCCGCCACCCTCAACGGGGAGTCGGTGATGGGCACCGTCATGACCGCCCCCTCTGCGGCCGACCGCACGTCCGACGTGAAGAAGCTGATCAACTACGGCTACACCAGGATCAACTGA
- a CDS encoding GntR family transcriptional regulator, translated as MSLAVKQPPAADRVYSHVKQSVLDRRYEGGTLLTEGELAEAVGVSRTPVREALLRLEVEGLIKLYPKKGALVLPVSAQEIADVVETRLLVEEHAARKAVPAPAGLIGRLEELLVRQKEQAAAGDLAAAAVTDRCFHAEIVRSGGNEILSRLYDQLRDRQLRMGVAVMHSHPDRIAKTLTEHEEILDALRSGDAEEAVGVVHRHVSWFSHLARGEVR; from the coding sequence ATGAGTCTCGCCGTCAAGCAGCCCCCCGCCGCCGACCGCGTCTACAGCCATGTCAAGCAGAGTGTCCTGGACCGCCGTTACGAGGGCGGCACGCTGCTCACCGAGGGCGAGCTGGCCGAGGCCGTCGGTGTCTCCCGCACACCGGTGCGCGAGGCGCTGCTGCGGCTCGAGGTGGAAGGACTCATCAAGCTCTACCCGAAGAAGGGCGCCCTGGTGCTGCCCGTCTCCGCGCAGGAGATCGCGGACGTCGTGGAGACTCGACTGCTGGTGGAGGAGCACGCGGCCCGCAAGGCCGTTCCCGCACCGGCCGGACTGATCGGGCGTCTGGAGGAGCTGCTCGTCCGGCAGAAGGAGCAGGCCGCCGCCGGTGACCTGGCCGCGGCCGCGGTCACCGACCGCTGTTTCCACGCCGAGATCGTGCGCAGCGGCGGCAACGAGATCCTCTCCCGCCTCTACGACCAGCTCCGCGACCGCCAGCTGCGCATGGGCGTCGCCGTCATGCACTCCCACCCCGACCGGATCGCCAAGACGCTCACGGAGCACGAGGAGATCCTCGACGCGCTGCGCTCCGGGGACGCGGAGGAGGCCGTCGGGGTCGTGCACCGGCACGTGAGCTGGTTCTCCCACCTCGCTCGGGGTGAGGTCCGATGA